A stretch of the Parabacteroides timonensis genome encodes the following:
- a CDS encoding TolC family protein, giving the protein MKQVISSIALASFLFCLPAGAQEAPKQWSLEECIRYAIENNIDLKQKELERQNQEVTLHTSKYSWLPNLNASINENFGFGRSESKDGLIVDRNSANTSANIQLSMPIFDGFKIPNDIAARKLDLKASIETLNKAKEDLSINVASYYLQVLYNKEMLKIAELQVALSSEQVTKTEALYNAGKVPESQLYDMKAQLAKDEVTLTESRNNVKLALLDLTQALELERDGENFDVLEPETGDAVEQYMSSIIPPDQVYDYAVGVKPQVKEQEYLLESQKKMLKVAQAGYYPKLNFSAGYSNGYYHNFGDGDYNNAPFSDQLKNNGQKSIGFSLSIPIFNRFQVRNSVRSARIAIHNRELLMENTKKTLYKEIQQAYYNATAAQEKYVSSDKSVDASKIAFSYAEERYGAGKSTVFEYSEAKTKYAQSLAEQTQSKYNFIFRAKILDFYNGTPITL; this is encoded by the coding sequence ATGAAACAAGTAATATCATCTATAGCGTTGGCTTCTTTCCTTTTCTGTCTCCCGGCGGGAGCACAGGAGGCGCCAAAACAATGGTCGCTGGAGGAATGTATCCGTTACGCTATTGAAAATAATATCGACCTGAAGCAGAAAGAACTGGAACGGCAGAATCAGGAAGTGACCTTGCATACCAGCAAATATAGCTGGTTACCCAACCTGAATGCCAGTATCAATGAAAACTTCGGTTTTGGTCGGTCTGAATCGAAGGACGGTCTGATCGTAGACCGTAACTCGGCAAATACGTCTGCTAATATCCAGTTGAGTATGCCTATATTCGATGGTTTCAAGATCCCTAACGATATTGCAGCGCGCAAGCTGGACTTGAAAGCATCTATCGAGACACTGAATAAAGCGAAGGAAGATCTCTCTATAAATGTGGCTTCCTATTATCTGCAGGTTCTTTATAATAAGGAAATGTTAAAAATTGCCGAATTGCAGGTGGCACTTAGTTCGGAGCAGGTAACAAAGACGGAGGCGCTTTATAATGCGGGAAAAGTCCCGGAGTCACAATTGTATGATATGAAAGCGCAACTGGCAAAAGACGAAGTAACCCTGACTGAATCGAGAAATAACGTGAAACTGGCATTGCTTGATCTTACTCAAGCGCTCGAACTGGAACGTGATGGCGAAAATTTCGACGTGCTTGAACCCGAAACAGGTGATGCTGTTGAACAATATATGAGTAGCATTATCCCGCCAGATCAGGTGTACGACTATGCAGTCGGTGTTAAACCGCAGGTCAAGGAACAGGAATACCTGCTCGAAAGCCAGAAGAAAATGCTGAAGGTGGCTCAGGCTGGTTATTATCCCAAACTGAATTTCAGTGCAGGTTACAGCAACGGTTATTATCATAACTTCGGTGATGGAGATTATAATAATGCTCCGTTTAGTGACCAGTTGAAGAATAACGGACAGAAATCGATCGGTTTCAGTCTGAGCATTCCGATCTTCAATCGTTTCCAGGTGCGTAACAGTGTTCGTTCTGCCCGTATCGCTATCCACAATCGCGAGTTGCTGATGGAGAACACGAAAAAGACACTTTATAAGGAAATCCAGCAGGCTTATTACAATGCCACGGCTGCACAAGAAAAATATGTATCGTCCGACAAATCGGTCGATGCGAGTAAAATAGCATTCTCTTATGCGGAAGAACGTTATGGTGCGGGTAAGAGTACCGTTTTCGAATATAGTGAAGCGAAAACTAAGTATGCGCAGAGCCTTGCCGAGCAAACGCAATCGAAGTATAACTTTATCTTCCGTGCTAAGATACTGGACTTCTATAATGGAACACCAATCACCTTATAA
- a CDS encoding discoidin domain-containing protein: MKKLLLTLLAVPLLVSCQDSHLIEAKIAQSPKTFCNPVNLNYRFMKIDGGEGIREAADPVVVSFKDKHYLFASKSSGYWYSDDFTDWKHVFITDSVLPIEDYAPGLFIHNDYLYYVGSTHGKGMLYRSSAPEKGEWEPVKEIWSFWDPAFYVEGDNLYMYYGCSPVDPIYMQVLDLNTLEAKTEVITCFNSDKENHGWERTGELNELPRRPYIEGAWMTAHQSKYYLQYAGPGTEWKSYADGVYVSTSPTGPFTYMENSPVSYKPTGFIGGAGHGCMFTVGNENYWKAATNSISVRHMFERRVSFFPAGFDKDGYLYTNTYLGDYPMYLPGGKEQTAGSYQPGWMLLSYKKPVTVSSSLDGYSAENTVDEDSRTAWVAASNKADEWLQVDLQKLSSIQAIQVNFDEYGANQRGFVPNVYQSYLISASVNGKDWYPVVDYSTKKTDTPHDYIEFEAPFKARYIKLQNKEYTVSSNLSVRDLRIFGNGLGSKPRAVNDFTVERDLTDPCKVRLSWNEVPHIQGYIVRYGVAKDKLYNNFQVMGDTALEIGSLNRGVTYYFTIDTYNENGVTQTSQIEVCQ; encoded by the coding sequence ATGAAAAAGTTATTGCTAACCTTGCTGGCTGTACCTCTTTTGGTAAGTTGTCAGGACTCTCACCTGATCGAAGCTAAAATAGCCCAGTCTCCGAAAACGTTTTGTAATCCGGTGAACCTCAATTACCGGTTCATGAAAATAGATGGAGGCGAGGGGATTCGGGAAGCTGCCGACCCGGTTGTGGTATCCTTTAAAGACAAGCATTATTTATTTGCATCCAAGTCATCGGGCTACTGGTATTCTGATGATTTTACTGACTGGAAACATGTTTTTATAACCGACAGTGTATTGCCTATCGAAGATTATGCACCGGGTCTTTTTATACATAATGACTACCTCTACTATGTGGGTTCCACGCATGGGAAAGGAATGTTGTACCGTTCATCCGCTCCGGAAAAAGGAGAGTGGGAACCAGTGAAGGAAATCTGGTCTTTCTGGGATCCTGCTTTCTATGTAGAAGGGGATAATTTGTATATGTACTATGGCTGTTCGCCTGTCGATCCGATCTATATGCAGGTACTGGATCTGAATACATTGGAAGCAAAAACAGAAGTGATCACCTGTTTTAACAGTGATAAGGAAAATCATGGTTGGGAACGGACAGGAGAATTGAACGAATTGCCCCGTCGTCCTTATATCGAAGGAGCCTGGATGACAGCTCATCAAAGCAAGTATTATTTACAATATGCCGGTCCCGGAACCGAATGGAAATCATATGCAGACGGTGTGTATGTTAGTACATCTCCTACCGGTCCGTTTACCTATATGGAAAACAGTCCGGTCTCTTATAAACCGACCGGGTTTATCGGTGGTGCCGGACATGGCTGTATGTTTACGGTCGGTAATGAGAACTATTGGAAAGCGGCAACCAACTCGATCTCCGTTCGCCATATGTTTGAACGGAGGGTTTCTTTTTTTCCTGCCGGCTTCGATAAGGATGGTTACTTGTATACGAATACCTATTTAGGCGACTATCCGATGTATCTGCCCGGAGGCAAAGAGCAGACCGCCGGAAGTTATCAGCCTGGCTGGATGTTGCTTTCCTATAAGAAACCGGTCACAGTCTCTTCTTCACTGGATGGTTATTCGGCAGAGAATACGGTGGATGAAGATTCCCGCACGGCATGGGTTGCCGCATCGAATAAAGCAGACGAATGGCTGCAGGTCGATTTACAGAAGCTCTCTTCCATTCAGGCCATACAGGTGAATTTCGACGAATACGGAGCGAATCAGCGAGGCTTTGTTCCGAATGTTTACCAAAGTTATCTGATCTCTGCTTCTGTTAATGGCAAAGACTGGTATCCGGTGGTAGATTACAGCACGAAGAAGACAGATACTCCTCATGACTATATCGAATTTGAGGCTCCGTTCAAGGCCCGGTATATCAAATTGCAAAATAAAGAATATACAGTATCGTCGAATCTTTCCGTCCGTGATCTGAGAATCTTCGGTAACGGTCTGGGCAGTAAGCCACGCGCAGTGAATGACTTTACAGTGGAACGGGATCTAACCGATCCGTGTAAGGTACGTTTGAGCTGGAATGAAGTGCCGCATATCCAAGGGTATATTGTCCGTTATGGTGTGGCGAAAGACAAACTGTATAACAATTTCCAGGTAATGGGAGACACTGCCCTGGAAATCGGAAGCTTGAATCGGGGTGTTACTTATTATTTTACCATAGATACTTATAATGAGAATGGCGTTACTCAAACGTCGCAGATAGAAGTTTGCCAATAA
- the galA gene encoding beta-galactosidase GalA yields the protein MKRLIFTVMLLLPSLWMGAQSQREKVLLNQDWLFAKGHAANPEKDFNYGQALSFSKIAFLQESTMLDADQESRLAIPHTQKFDDSAWEKISVPHDWGMALGYSQEQFKMKGYRKLGGRAPENSVGWYRKRFTPELLKGDRYTLEFEGIFRDAQVWMNGVYLGRGESGYVPLVFDVTECLNYEKDAENVISVRVDATHSELWSYEGAGIYRNVWLHRTAPVHIPQWGTFVTSEVDLQKKEARVKAQVEVTNQSGNTSSVIVRNTIVDNQGKEIVSADAKVSVKSLETEEVETLMNVPDACLWSLNTPTLYTLHTDIVADGKVVDSYDTSFGIRDIRFDANEGFFLNGERVQIQGVCCHQDHAGVGIAVPDQLNAWRVARLKEYGVNAYRASHNPPTTAVLNACDTLGMLFMDELRVLSSSKEGLSQLETIIRRDRNHPSVIIWCLGNEEPAIQGTEKGRMIVERMKVVQRKLDPTRPCTAAMNGSWGEGFTYAVDVQGSNYYKIGNIDAVHEKFPNLPCIFTEEASTVMTRGIYQTDAKKGFHQAYDRDCPGWGARAQEWMRYVDARKFVAGAFVWTGFDYGGEAQLHFWPGVVSHFGILDYCGFPKDAFWYYKAWWTEEPVLHVLPHWNGIGTDSVDVHLYTNMDEVELFLNGKSLGKKTVEKFDIPAWRVKYTPGKLLAKGKKNGKKYTELVETTGKPASLQLVSENGSSIQGDGNDVAIVTVKVLDAKGRVVPIADNSIHFDVRNGKILGVGNGNPCSQEPDVFPAGSDVHRNAFNGYAQVLVTSDHSGQPIELTAVSEGLKESKIIVEVTK from the coding sequence ATGAAAAGATTGATTTTTACAGTCATGCTACTACTCCCTTCCCTTTGGATGGGGGCGCAGTCGCAACGCGAGAAAGTATTATTAAACCAGGATTGGCTTTTTGCTAAGGGACATGCGGCTAATCCGGAAAAGGATTTTAATTACGGACAGGCATTGTCGTTCTCTAAGATAGCCTTTTTGCAGGAGTCTACTATGCTGGATGCAGACCAGGAATCACGTTTGGCTATTCCTCATACGCAGAAGTTTGATGACAGCGCATGGGAGAAGATTTCTGTGCCTCATGATTGGGGAATGGCTTTGGGATATAGCCAGGAGCAATTTAAGATGAAAGGATATCGTAAGCTGGGTGGACGTGCACCCGAAAACAGCGTGGGCTGGTATCGGAAACGGTTTACTCCTGAATTGCTAAAAGGGGACCGGTATACGCTGGAGTTTGAGGGTATCTTCCGTGATGCACAGGTATGGATGAACGGAGTCTATTTGGGACGCGGCGAGAGCGGTTATGTGCCTTTGGTATTCGATGTAACGGAATGCCTGAATTATGAAAAGGATGCTGAAAATGTGATATCCGTCCGTGTAGACGCTACTCATTCCGAATTATGGTCGTACGAAGGTGCCGGTATCTACCGGAATGTATGGCTTCATCGCACGGCTCCCGTGCATATCCCGCAATGGGGAACATTCGTTACCAGTGAAGTGGATTTGCAGAAGAAAGAAGCCCGTGTGAAGGCTCAGGTGGAAGTTACTAACCAGAGTGGAAATACATCGAGTGTCATTGTAAGGAATACTATAGTAGACAATCAGGGCAAAGAGATAGTCAGTGCAGACGCAAAGGTTTCCGTGAAATCATTGGAGACGGAAGAAGTCGAGACATTGATGAATGTACCGGATGCCTGTTTATGGTCATTGAATACTCCTACTCTTTATACATTACATACGGATATTGTTGCAGATGGGAAAGTCGTAGACAGTTACGATACCTCTTTCGGTATCCGTGATATTCGTTTCGATGCCAATGAAGGTTTCTTCCTTAATGGCGAACGTGTGCAGATTCAGGGGGTATGCTGCCACCAAGATCATGCCGGCGTAGGGATTGCCGTTCCTGACCAGCTGAATGCCTGGAGGGTGGCCCGTTTGAAAGAATATGGGGTAAATGCATATCGTGCTTCCCACAATCCCCCGACAACGGCAGTGCTGAATGCTTGTGATACATTAGGTATGTTGTTCATGGATGAACTGCGTGTATTGAGCTCCAGCAAAGAAGGTCTGAGCCAGCTGGAAACAATCATTCGTCGCGACAGGAATCATCCGTCTGTTATCATTTGGTGTTTGGGTAACGAAGAACCAGCCATACAGGGAACAGAGAAGGGACGTATGATTGTTGAGCGCATGAAAGTCGTACAGCGCAAACTGGATCCTACCCGTCCGTGCACGGCAGCCATGAACGGTAGTTGGGGTGAAGGTTTTACCTATGCCGTAGATGTACAGGGTTCTAATTATTATAAAATAGGTAATATCGATGCCGTACATGAAAAGTTCCCGAACCTGCCCTGTATCTTCACTGAAGAGGCGAGTACGGTGATGACGCGTGGTATTTATCAGACGGATGCAAAGAAAGGTTTCCATCAGGCTTACGATCGTGACTGTCCGGGATGGGGCGCACGTGCACAAGAATGGATGCGTTATGTCGATGCACGTAAGTTTGTCGCCGGTGCTTTCGTATGGACCGGTTTCGATTATGGAGGCGAGGCGCAGTTGCATTTCTGGCCGGGTGTAGTGTCTCATTTCGGTATTCTGGACTATTGTGGTTTCCCGAAAGATGCTTTCTGGTATTATAAAGCCTGGTGGACGGAAGAACCGGTGTTGCACGTGCTTCCTCATTGGAATGGTATCGGTACCGATTCGGTCGATGTACATCTGTATACTAATATGGATGAGGTGGAACTGTTCCTGAACGGTAAGAGTCTGGGTAAAAAGACGGTTGAAAAGTTTGATATTCCTGCTTGGCGTGTTAAATACACTCCGGGTAAGCTGTTGGCTAAAGGAAAGAAGAACGGAAAGAAATATACGGAGTTGGTAGAAACTACCGGAAAGCCGGCTTCCCTGCAACTGGTCAGTGAGAACGGTTCTTCTATTCAGGGTGATGGCAATGACGTGGCAATCGTAACCGTAAAAGTATTGGATGCCAAAGGACGTGTAGTGCCGATTGCTGACAACAGTATCCATTTCGATGTCCGTAACGGCAAGATACTGGGAGTGGGTAATGGTAATCCTTGTAGTCAGGAACCGGATGTCTTCCCCGCAGGCAGTGATGTACACCGGAATGCTTTTAATGGTTACGCCCAGGTGCTTGTCACCAGTGACCATTCCGGCCAACCTATTGAACTGACAGCCGTATCGGAAGGACTGAAAGAGAGTAAAATCATTGTCGAAGTAACAAAATAA
- a CDS encoding efflux RND transporter periplasmic adaptor subunit: MKNRIVKKVLRIIFLVLVGAAVIGTFYFLWKKSQPVITVYEVVTPKRDSVETKTVATGKVEPRDEVLIKPQMSGIISELLKEAGQMVKEGEIIARIKVIPEMVQLNSAESRVRVAKINLEQITATYKRDEELHKQGVIAKEDYETSLSNYKKAQEEAENAQDALEIIREGISRRSAASSTTQVRSTITGMILDVPIKVGNSVIQSNTFNDGTTIASVADMNNMIFRGKVDETEVGRIHEGMPIKLTVGALDSRTFDAVLEYVAPKGVEENGAVMFEIKAAVQMPEDAFIRAGYSANAEIVLKRATDVITIPESCVEFSGDSTFVQIVTQEKPEQLFEKRPVTVGLSDGIKIEVKDGLAENDKIRGGIVAPNKK; the protein is encoded by the coding sequence ATGAAGAATCGTATCGTAAAGAAAGTCCTGCGAATCATCTTTTTAGTATTGGTGGGAGCCGCCGTGATCGGCACTTTCTACTTCTTGTGGAAAAAATCACAACCTGTTATTACTGTTTATGAAGTAGTAACGCCCAAGCGCGACTCCGTGGAAACGAAAACCGTAGCGACCGGAAAGGTAGAACCTCGCGACGAAGTTTTGATCAAACCTCAGATGTCGGGGATTATTTCCGAATTGCTGAAAGAAGCCGGTCAGATGGTGAAAGAAGGCGAGATCATTGCAAGAATCAAGGTGATCCCGGAAATGGTTCAGTTAAACAGTGCCGAATCGCGTGTACGTGTGGCTAAGATCAACCTGGAACAGATCACAGCTACCTATAAACGGGATGAAGAACTGCACAAGCAGGGAGTTATCGCGAAAGAAGATTATGAAACATCTTTGTCTAACTATAAAAAAGCACAGGAAGAAGCTGAGAATGCACAGGATGCATTGGAGATTATCCGTGAAGGTATTTCCCGCAGGTCTGCAGCATCCAGTACGACGCAGGTTCGCTCTACCATCACCGGTATGATTTTGGATGTTCCTATCAAGGTGGGTAACTCCGTGATTCAGTCGAATACCTTCAACGACGGTACGACGATTGCTTCTGTAGCCGATATGAATAATATGATCTTCCGTGGAAAAGTGGATGAAACGGAAGTGGGTCGTATCCATGAAGGAATGCCGATCAAATTGACTGTCGGTGCACTGGATAGCCGTACGTTCGATGCCGTATTGGAATACGTAGCTCCGAAAGGTGTGGAAGAAAACGGTGCCGTGATGTTCGAAATTAAAGCTGCCGTACAGATGCCGGAAGATGCCTTTATCCGTGCCGGTTACAGCGCCAATGCCGAGATTGTTCTGAAACGGGCGACAGATGTAATTACTATTCCTGAAAGCTGCGTAGAGTTCAGCGGCGATTCTACTTTCGTGCAGATCGTGACGCAGGAGAAACCGGAACAACTGTTCGAGAAACGTCCTGTAACAGTCGGCCTGTCTGACGGTATCAAGATTGAAGTGAAGGATGGTTTGGCTGAAAATGATAAGATTCGTGGCGGTATTGTTGCTCCGAATAAGAAATAA
- a CDS encoding ABC transporter permease, whose product MFDIDRWVEIWVTITRNKTRSFLTGFGVFWGILMLVILLGSGTGFKNGVLMGVDGFATNSAFFFSERTGEAYKGYKKGRYWQMRNRDLETIRQRVKGVRYLSPMAMSWGGQNNVVRGQKAGTYNVRGVHSEYFQIETQHVLEGRLLNEIDVLERRKVCVIGSIVREVLFSPGEDPIGEYIRVNGIYYQVVGVVKPKPRVQIGGRTEESIMTPFTTLQQVANQGDKFWFLCATAEDGYNCQKMVDDITAVLKMQNEISPTDPQAVSSFTIAKQFETFDMLFTGINILVWLVGMGTLLAGIIGVSNIMMVTVRERTREIGVRRAIGAKPFDIISQIMSESLLLTALAGLMGLSCGVFLLDVVNRMLASGGQEANNGTFFSNPEIHIGTAVVATFVLLISGLMAGLIPAWRAMQIKAIDAIREE is encoded by the coding sequence ATGTTCGATATAGACCGTTGGGTGGAGATATGGGTGACAATCACCCGCAACAAGACCAGAAGTTTTCTGACCGGATTCGGTGTGTTCTGGGGAATTTTGATGCTCGTTATCCTGCTGGGTTCCGGTACAGGGTTTAAGAATGGAGTATTGATGGGAGTAGACGGCTTTGCAACAAACTCTGCTTTCTTCTTTTCCGAACGTACCGGTGAAGCGTATAAAGGATATAAGAAAGGACGTTATTGGCAGATGCGTAACCGCGACCTGGAAACGATCCGTCAGCGTGTGAAAGGTGTTCGCTACCTTTCGCCGATGGCCATGTCGTGGGGCGGACAGAATAATGTGGTGAGAGGACAGAAGGCTGGTACATATAATGTACGTGGCGTGCACTCAGAATATTTTCAGATTGAAACGCAGCATGTGCTGGAAGGCCGTTTGCTGAATGAGATAGATGTATTGGAAAGGCGTAAGGTCTGTGTGATTGGAAGTATTGTCCGTGAAGTATTATTTTCTCCAGGTGAAGATCCGATTGGCGAGTATATCCGCGTGAACGGTATTTATTATCAGGTGGTCGGTGTGGTAAAACCCAAACCGCGCGTACAGATTGGCGGACGTACGGAAGAGAGTATTATGACTCCTTTTACAACTTTGCAGCAGGTGGCCAACCAGGGTGATAAATTCTGGTTCTTGTGCGCTACGGCGGAGGATGGATATAATTGTCAGAAGATGGTGGATGATATCACGGCGGTATTGAAAATGCAGAACGAGATTTCACCGACCGACCCGCAGGCTGTTAGTAGTTTTACGATAGCCAAGCAGTTCGAGACATTCGATATGCTTTTTACCGGAATCAATATTCTTGTATGGCTGGTGGGTATGGGAACACTGTTGGCCGGTATCATCGGAGTTAGTAATATTATGATGGTGACTGTCCGGGAACGAACCCGCGAGATCGGTGTACGACGTGCTATCGGTGCCAAACCGTTCGATATCATTTCTCAGATCATGAGCGAGAGCTTGTTGCTTACGGCTTTGGCGGGATTAATGGGGCTGAGTTGCGGGGTATTCCTGCTCGATGTGGTGAACAGAATGCTGGCAAGCGGCGGGCAAGAGGCTAATAACGGCACTTTCTTCAGTAACCCGGAGATCCATATCGGAACAGCAGTTGTCGCTACATTCGTGTTACTTATCAGTGGCTTGATGGCTGGATTGATTCCCGCCTGGAGAGCCATGCAGATCAAAGCTATTGATGCAATCAGAGAAGAATAA
- a CDS encoding glycoside hydrolase family 3 C-terminal domain-containing protein produces the protein MKNKLKSIVLLAVVSLNGLVAQTYEYPFRNPDLPLDERVQDIISRLTLEEKVQLMKHAAPAVPRLGIPAYNWWNEALHGVARTKEKVTVFPQAIGMAATFDTEALQLMGDMTSSEGRALFNEDLRDGKTGSIYRGLTYWTPNINIFRDPRWGRGQECYGEDPYLTGKMGSAIVRGLEGNDSHYLKAVACAKHYAVHSGPEGNRHYFDARTSLYDLWDTYLPAFRELVTKAKVHGVMCAYNRLEGQPCCGHNELLQDILRNQWKFDGYVTSDCGAVNDFAHHHKTHSNDVEAVADAVLAGTDLECGNLYQKLQEGVQQGIISEKDINVSLARLFKIQFKLGMYDPTDRVPYATIGREVIECDAHKAHAYKMAQESMVLLKNNKNILPLNASKIKRIALIGPNMDNGSTLLANYFGVPSEIITPYKSLKKRFVNTIQIDTLTGVGIVQKLEGAPSFAQVAAQAKKADIIIFVGGISADYEGEAGDAGAAGYGGFASGDRTTMKLPAVQTELMKELKKTGRPLILVNMSGSVMSFDWESRNADAILQAWYGGQAAGDAITDVLFGDYNPAGRMPLTTYMNDEDLPDFEDYSMANRTYRYFKGDVRYPFGYGLSYTTFAYQPLSNASVVKTGESIQVTTTVTNTGKRDGDEVVQLYVSHPQNGNTRVPLRALKGFKRIHLNKGESQTVTFTLSPEELALVDDKGNLVQKEGPVELYIGGGQPYKSEGSFGELKIEGEPYVVY, from the coding sequence ATGAAAAACAAACTGAAAAGTATCGTTTTACTGGCCGTTGTCTCTTTGAACGGCCTGGTAGCACAGACGTATGAGTATCCGTTCCGGAATCCGGATCTTCCATTGGATGAACGTGTACAGGATATTATATCCCGTCTCACTCTGGAAGAAAAAGTTCAGTTGATGAAACACGCAGCTCCGGCGGTTCCCCGTTTAGGTATACCGGCTTATAACTGGTGGAATGAAGCGCTTCACGGTGTAGCCCGTACAAAGGAAAAGGTGACTGTTTTCCCGCAGGCGATCGGTATGGCTGCCACCTTCGACACGGAAGCTTTGCAGCTGATGGGGGATATGACCTCTTCGGAAGGCCGTGCTCTTTTTAACGAAGATCTACGGGATGGAAAGACCGGTAGTATTTACCGTGGACTGACCTATTGGACACCGAATATCAATATCTTCCGAGATCCCCGCTGGGGACGTGGTCAGGAGTGTTACGGCGAAGACCCTTATCTGACAGGTAAGATGGGATCGGCTATTGTCCGTGGCCTGGAAGGTAATGATTCTCATTATCTGAAAGCAGTAGCCTGTGCCAAGCACTATGCCGTACATAGCGGACCGGAAGGCAACCGGCACTATTTTGATGCACGTACCTCTTTGTATGATTTATGGGATACGTATCTGCCGGCTTTCCGCGAGTTGGTAACGAAGGCGAAAGTGCATGGTGTAATGTGTGCTTACAATCGCCTGGAAGGACAGCCTTGCTGTGGTCACAATGAACTGTTGCAGGATATTCTTCGCAACCAGTGGAAATTTGACGGTTATGTTACTTCTGATTGCGGAGCAGTCAACGACTTTGCCCATCATCACAAAACGCATAGTAATGATGTAGAGGCAGTGGCTGATGCTGTCTTGGCAGGTACCGACTTGGAGTGTGGTAATTTGTATCAGAAACTTCAGGAGGGTGTCCAGCAGGGCATTATTTCAGAGAAAGATATCAATGTCTCTTTGGCTCGTCTCTTCAAAATACAGTTTAAGCTGGGTATGTATGATCCGACTGACCGTGTACCATATGCTACGATCGGACGTGAAGTGATCGAGTGCGATGCGCATAAGGCACATGCTTACAAGATGGCGCAGGAGTCGATGGTCTTATTGAAGAATAATAAGAATATACTTCCCCTGAATGCTTCCAAGATTAAACGAATTGCTTTAATCGGTCCGAATATGGATAACGGCAGCACGCTACTGGCCAACTATTTCGGTGTTCCGAGCGAAATCATCACTCCGTATAAGAGTTTGAAGAAACGTTTTGTTAATACGATTCAGATCGATACGCTGACAGGTGTCGGTATCGTTCAGAAACTGGAAGGTGCTCCCTCTTTTGCCCAGGTGGCTGCCCAGGCTAAGAAAGCTGACATTATCATCTTCGTTGGCGGTATCAGCGCCGACTATGAAGGAGAGGCCGGTGATGCCGGAGCTGCCGGTTACGGTGGTTTTGCCAGCGGTGACCGTACTACAATGAAGTTGCCGGCGGTACAGACAGAATTGATGAAAGAGTTGAAGAAGACAGGCCGTCCGTTGATTCTGGTCAATATGTCCGGTTCCGTCATGAGCTTCGATTGGGAGAGTCGCAATGCAGATGCTATCCTCCAGGCCTGGTATGGCGGACAAGCTGCCGGTGATGCTATCACCGATGTTCTTTTCGGCGACTATAATCCGGCAGGCCGTATGCCGTTGACTACCTATATGAATGATGAAGATCTTCCGGATTTCGAAGATTATTCGATGGCAAACCGTACGTATCGTTATTTCAAAGGCGATGTCCGTTATCCGTTCGGTTATGGCTTGAGCTATACTACATTTGCTTATCAGCCGTTGTCGAATGCTTCCGTTGTAAAAACCGGCGAAAGCATCCAGGTGACAACAACGGTGACCAATACCGGCAAACGGGATGGTGATGAAGTGGTCCAGTTATATGTCTCTCATCCCCAGAACGGAAATACCCGTGTCCCGTTACGTGCCTTGAAAGGCTTCAAACGTATTCATTTGAATAAAGGCGAAAGTCAGACAGTCACTTTTACGCTTTCTCCGGAAGAGTTGGCATTAGTAGATGACAAAGGTAATCTGGTGCAGAAAGAAGGTCCGGTAGAATTATATATCGGCGGAGGCCAGCCTTATAAATCGGAAGGCAGTTTCGGAGAGTTGAAGATTGAGGGAGAACCGTATGTCGTATACTAA